AGGGAACTCCTCGAGCTCAGGAACAATGTGTACGAGTTTGTTAAATATCTAAAAGAAAAGCACATAGCCCACAGTCTGGCTCACCCCCTGTACAGCGTGCAAGAGACTAAGATCACCCCAGAGCTTGTGGAGAAGTTTATACTCCTTTTTGACAACTGGGAGATAGTAAACGGAACCAGAGGAGACTACTCACAAAGGTACGAAGAGTGGATAGCTAAAACTTACGATGGCTGGCACAAGATCTGGCACCTTGCTGAAAAGCACAAGATAGAACCACTCAGAATAAGACCCAACATAGCCTTCACGGCGGGTTCTGACGACCACGGCGGTATGGACGTGGGAAGAACATACACGGCATGCCCAGCTGACACAGTTGAAGAGTTCCTAAACTGTCTTAGGGAAGGTAAGACAGAGGTTTATACACAACCCCTTGGTGAAGAAAGGCTCCTGAACATGACCCTGCGCGTCTTTTACATGCACATAAGGGATCGCATACCCAAGGAAGAAAGTGAGCTAAAGAATATATTAGATCAAGTTTTTTACGTATCTAACAACCCTCTCGTGGAGCTGCTGCTTAGTAGTACTTTCAAGGTGGATAGAAGCCTCTTGCTGAAGGAGATAATAAAACGTCTACCCTTTATGGTAGTCCATAGACTTGTAAAAGAGCCCAGCCTTACCAACCTGGGAGCCCTGGTAGCAGCCATTGGCCTGCAAACCTTCTATGGCAGCTTGGTATACATGAGGAAGGAAGAAGAAAGTAACATGCAGTCAATATCCAGCCTTATGGGATTTACAACTGAGCAGAGCAGAAGATTGGCTTATATAACAGACACTTACTTTGAGATAAACGGTGTAGCAAGAACAGCTAGGATAGTTAGAGACCTATCCATCAAACATGGCCTCCCCGTGGACGTTATCACTGTGCATGACAAGCCTGGTAAGGAAGAAAACCTCATATTTCTAAAGTCCTACCTTGAGTTTCCGCTTCCCTACTACCAAGAGCTAAAGGTCAGGGTTCCCTCCTTTGTAGATGTACTTGACCTTCTTAAGAACTATAGCCACGTGCACGTAGCTACTCCGTCAGCTTTAGGTATCCTTGCAACTATCTCTGCCAAGATCTTAGGCTTGAAGACCAGCACTACCTTCCACACGGATATACCATCATACGTGGAGAAGTACACGGAGAGCCTATCTGCAGGTCAGAGGACATGGACACTGCTTACCATGTTTATGAATCTCTTTGACAAGGTGTATGTACCATCTGAAAAGTACAGAAGCATACTCGTGCAGAAGGGTGTAAAGGAAGAAAAGCTCAGACTCTTATACAGGGGAGTTGATAGAGGGCTCTTCAGCCCATCAAAGAAGAAACAGGACTACTGGAAAAGGAAGCTAGGAATAGAGGGCAAGGTAATACTTTACGTGGGCAGACTGGCGAAGGAGAAAAACTTAGACCTTCTGCTGCATGTGGCCAAGAAGCTATCAAACTACAACTTTGTATTGGTGGGCGACGGGCCGTACAAGGAACAAATTCTTAAGACAAAGCTCAGCAACGTACATCTAACCGGTTACCTGGTAGGTGAAGAGTTGGCCACAGCTTACGCCAGCTCTTACATCTTTGTGTTTCCTTCCCACACAGACACCTACGGACAGGTAGTCTTGGAAGCTCTGGCCTGCGGTCTTCCCGTTGTAGCCTTAAAAGGTTCCGCATCTTCCGAACATATACAGGACTACCACAACGGCTTGCTGGCTGAAGGGCCCGAGGACCTAGTGAAGAAGGTGGAGCTGCTTCTCATGAATGAAGACTTGAGAGATACCCTCTCTAGAGGAGCCCTCGAGTACATCAACAGTCTTGACTTAGAACAGACATACCTGAGCTTTATAAACAGCATAATGGAGGATGAGCTCTATGAAAGTGTTGGCTGTAGCTCCCTACTTTCATAGAAAAAGTGGCGGCATAAGAAGGTACATCCTAAGAAGGATAAAACAACTCAAAGACATACAGCAGGTACTTGTCATACCAGGAAAGCAAAAGAGGGTTTACCATATGGACCATGTCAAAGTGTACGAAGTCCCCTCTTTTCCCATACCAC
The DNA window shown above is from Thermocrinis minervae and carries:
- a CDS encoding glycosyltransferase, translated to MRKRLARADLHLHSKASNLPGGWFSALINCPESYAEPKEIYNRLKQRGMTFVTITDHNTIDGVLEIAHLPDVFISCEYTVSFPEDKSKVHILVYGIDEYTHRELLELRNNVYEFVKYLKEKHIAHSLAHPLYSVQETKITPELVEKFILLFDNWEIVNGTRGDYSQRYEEWIAKTYDGWHKIWHLAEKHKIEPLRIRPNIAFTAGSDDHGGMDVGRTYTACPADTVEEFLNCLREGKTEVYTQPLGEERLLNMTLRVFYMHIRDRIPKEESELKNILDQVFYVSNNPLVELLLSSTFKVDRSLLLKEIIKRLPFMVVHRLVKEPSLTNLGALVAAIGLQTFYGSLVYMRKEEESNMQSISSLMGFTTEQSRRLAYITDTYFEINGVARTARIVRDLSIKHGLPVDVITVHDKPGKEENLIFLKSYLEFPLPYYQELKVRVPSFVDVLDLLKNYSHVHVATPSALGILATISAKILGLKTSTTFHTDIPSYVEKYTESLSAGQRTWTLLTMFMNLFDKVYVPSEKYRSILVQKGVKEEKLRLLYRGVDRGLFSPSKKKQDYWKRKLGIEGKVILYVGRLAKEKNLDLLLHVAKKLSNYNFVLVGDGPYKEQILKTKLSNVHLTGYLVGEELATAYASSYIFVFPSHTDTYGQVVLEALACGLPVVALKGSASSEHIQDYHNGLLAEGPEDLVKKVELLLMNEDLRDTLSRGALEYINSLDLEQTYLSFINSIMEDELYESVGCSSLLS